One stretch of Planifilum fulgidum DNA includes these proteins:
- a CDS encoding transposase, whose protein sequence is QNRLSERGKQLYKRRSQTIERSFADAKELHGLRYARYRGLAKVREQCLLIAVAQNIKKMALLLSKRGKGFVIRLIYQI, encoded by the coding sequence TCAAAACCGTTTAAGTGAAAGGGGCAAACAACTGTATAAACGACGGAGTCAGACCATTGAGCGCAGCTTCGCTGACGCCAAAGAACTTCATGGGCTTCGTTATGCACGCTACAGGGGGCTTGCCAAAGTCAGAGAGCAATGCCTCCTTATTGCCGTGGCTCAAAACATCAAAAAAATGGCCTTGCTCCTCTCGAAGAGAGGAAAAGGCTTTGTGATCCGCCTAATTTACCAAATCTAA